A stretch of the Pedobacter sp. MC2016-14 genome encodes the following:
- the dinB gene encoding DNA polymerase IV: MSPEKPTQRKIIHIDMDAFYASVEQRDFPEYRGKPLVVGGKTESRGVVATASYEAREYKIKSAMPCQQAYKLCPQAIFVYPRFDAYKEVSGKIREIFSRYTDLIEPLSLDEAYLDVTEDKLGIGSAVDIAKAIKKAIKDELQLTASAGVSINKFVAKIASDMNKPDGLTFIGPSKVNKFIEKLPVEKFHGIGKVTAARMRSMQLYTGADLKKLTEEQLVMKFGKSGKYYFKIVNGLDDRAVQPHRESKSVGAENTFDQDTHDPEFLHNELRLLSTTVCKRLERYGLKGKTVTLKLKFTDFKQITRSHSLNFYTNSAEELYQEAIRLLAEIDLSELMIRLIGVTLSNFDRHQEALSNTDIQLQLDL, translated from the coding sequence ATGAGTCCCGAGAAACCAACCCAGCGTAAAATTATCCATATAGACATGGATGCATTTTACGCATCGGTAGAGCAGCGGGACTTTCCCGAGTACCGGGGCAAACCCCTGGTGGTGGGCGGTAAGACGGAAAGCCGCGGCGTGGTAGCTACAGCAAGTTATGAGGCCCGGGAATACAAAATTAAATCGGCCATGCCTTGCCAGCAGGCCTACAAATTGTGTCCCCAGGCCATCTTCGTTTACCCCAGGTTTGATGCTTATAAAGAGGTATCTGGCAAAATCCGTGAAATCTTTAGCCGGTATACTGATTTAATAGAACCGCTGTCATTGGATGAAGCCTACCTGGATGTAACTGAAGATAAACTGGGCATAGGCTCTGCGGTAGATATTGCCAAAGCCATCAAAAAAGCCATTAAAGATGAACTCCAGCTCACGGCGTCGGCCGGGGTATCCATCAATAAATTTGTGGCCAAAATTGCGTCAGACATGAATAAACCAGATGGCCTGACTTTCATAGGCCCATCAAAAGTGAATAAGTTTATAGAGAAGCTACCTGTAGAAAAGTTTCACGGGATTGGAAAAGTAACCGCAGCCAGAATGCGGAGCATGCAGCTGTATACCGGTGCCGACTTAAAAAAACTTACAGAAGAACAGCTGGTGATGAAATTTGGCAAATCGGGTAAGTATTATTTCAAAATCGTCAATGGATTGGATGACCGTGCGGTTCAACCCCACAGGGAAAGTAAATCAGTAGGGGCAGAAAACACGTTTGACCAGGACACGCATGATCCGGAATTTTTACACAATGAATTGCGGCTGCTAAGCACAACAGTATGCAAGCGACTGGAGCGTTATGGCTTGAAAGGAAAAACCGTAACCTTAAAGCTTAAGTTTACTGATTTTAAGCAGATTACCCGAAGCCACTCCTTAAACTTTTACACCAATTCTGCCGAAGAGTTGTACCAGGAAGCCATCAGGCTGCTTGCAGAAATCGACCTCTCCGAATTAATGATCCGCCTAATTGGGGTTACGCTTTCCAACTTCGACAGGCATCAGGAAGCACTGAGTAATACAGACATTCAGCTGCAGCTGGACCTCTAG
- a CDS encoding efflux RND transporter periplasmic adaptor subunit encodes MKFSTLKNICATLLLPAILFCACSGEPAKTQKEPLETAAEANEEEAPDLTLNTAQMEAVGITVGAISQKNLSTVIKASGQLAVPPQNKADVSVLSGGMIYTINVLEGQQVKKGQVLATVENQELIKIQQDYLSAKSSFSYTRAEYERQQQLKAAGAGTGKFFEAAAANYHTERSKISGFETQLRQLGISPPKISGGKIISRFPMLAPINGTVGQISANTGAFVQPGTSIMEVVDNSKIHCDLIVFEKDLMKVKIGQAVNFQLTNQENQQIPGRINGINKSFENESKGVIVHAVLNNTKKQNLIPGMYVTALISVGSELSDAVPVDAVVRAEGKEYIFIADQKDKDAVHFTKTEVKTGVSELGYIQISPLQKLPANVQLATKGAFYLQSKSAGGTEEE; translated from the coding sequence ATGAAATTTTCAACATTAAAAAATATATGCGCCACATTGCTCCTACCGGCAATACTTTTTTGCGCTTGTTCTGGAGAACCAGCTAAAACCCAAAAAGAGCCTTTGGAAACTGCAGCAGAGGCCAATGAAGAAGAAGCCCCGGATTTAACTTTAAATACGGCACAAATGGAAGCTGTTGGCATAACTGTTGGCGCCATAAGCCAAAAGAACCTCAGCACAGTCATCAAAGCCAGCGGACAGCTGGCCGTACCGCCCCAAAATAAAGCAGATGTAAGTGTTTTATCTGGTGGCATGATTTACACCATCAATGTACTGGAAGGGCAACAGGTAAAAAAAGGACAAGTGCTGGCTACGGTAGAAAACCAGGAGCTGATTAAAATTCAGCAAGATTACTTATCTGCAAAAAGCAGCTTCAGTTATACCAGGGCCGAATACGAGCGTCAGCAGCAATTGAAAGCAGCGGGGGCCGGCACAGGCAAATTTTTTGAGGCTGCAGCAGCAAACTATCATACTGAGCGTTCAAAAATCAGCGGTTTTGAAACTCAGCTGCGCCAGTTGGGGATCTCCCCTCCAAAAATTTCAGGGGGAAAAATCATCTCCAGGTTTCCCATGCTTGCACCTATTAATGGTACAGTAGGACAAATCTCTGCCAATACCGGTGCATTTGTTCAGCCGGGAACGTCCATCATGGAAGTGGTAGACAATTCCAAAATCCATTGCGACCTGATTGTTTTCGAGAAAGACCTCATGAAAGTAAAAATCGGGCAGGCGGTAAACTTTCAGCTTACCAATCAGGAAAACCAGCAGATTCCGGGCCGTATTAACGGCATCAACAAATCCTTTGAAAACGAAAGTAAGGGTGTTATTGTACATGCCGTGCTTAACAATACTAAAAAACAAAACCTTATTCCGGGAATGTACGTAACCGCACTCATCAGCGTAGGCTCAGAATTGTCTGATGCTGTACCTGTAGATGCCGTTGTACGTGCAGAAGGCAAAGAATACATTTTTATAGCAGATCAAAAAGATAAAGATGCGGTGCATTTCACAAAAACAGAAGTAAAAACCGGGGTTTCAGAATTAGGCTATATTCAAATCAGCCCCCTCCAAAAGCTGCCAGCCAATGTGCAGCTGGCTACTAAAGGTGCATTTTATTTACAATCCAAATCTGCCGGAGGGACTGAAGAAGAATAA
- a CDS encoding CusA/CzcA family heavy metal efflux RND transporter, with product MFDKIIAFSIKNKVTIGLMTFGLMLWGIYSAYHLPLDAQPDITNNQVQVISQAPSLGAQEVEQFITAPIELAMANIPNILEKRSISRSGISVITLVFKDDTDIYWARQQVNEQLKEAEQNIPKGLTEPLLAPITTGLGEIYQYVLHTKKGYENKYTATDLRTLQDWLVRTQLAGTPGVAEVSGWGGFVKQYEIALDNDKLNSLGLTIPEVYQALENNNENTGGSYIEQQNNVYFIRGLGQVQSLDDIRKIVVKANNGTPILIRDIALVQFGSATRYGAVTRNGEGEVVAGVTLMLKGENFNQVIKNVKERIVQIQKSLPEGVVIEPFIDRTELVGRAIGTVRTNLLEGALIVILVLVLLLGNLRAGLVVASVIPLAMLFAFAMMRLFNVSGNLMSLGAIDFGLIVDGAVIIVEAIVFRLTESNLFPGKQRLTQAEMDQEVYAASSKIRSSAAFGEIIILIVYLPLFALVGIEGKMFRPMAETVAFAILGAFILSLTYVPMMSALCLSKNTVHKPTLSDRFIGFAQKHYQHLLIRMLRVKKIVVAATLLLFAVSIWAFNRMGGEFIPTLEEGDLTVEISMMQGTSLSEVVKTFGKAEKILKDQFPELKQAVTRIGSSEIPTDPMPMERGDMMLAMKPKAEWTSASTREEMMEKMEEALAVIPGINVEITQPMQMRFNELMTGIRQDVAIKIYGDDLDVLTMEAGKIAKIIAPVAGVTEPYVEKVSGLPQITVAYNRDKMAQYGLNIGTINNILRTAFAGSVAGVIYEGEKRFDMVVRLQQELRQNISDVQNLLIPLASGNKVPLSQVADITFKDAPAQVSREDGKRRIFVGFNVKGRDIESTVKEIQQLMENKVKLPPGYYITYGGQFQNLLAAKQRLSVAVPAALLLILGLLYLTFRSVKQSLLIFTAVPLAAMGGIAALLLRDMPFSISAGVGFIALFGVAVLNGIVLIGHFNTLKEEGMDNSYQRVLEGTRVRLRPVLMTAAVASFGFLPMALSSSAGAEVQKPLATVVIGGLMTATFLTLFVLPCLYLLFDGKKEGSLKLPKALLVLLCSGLGLAFGGTAAAQSKPQPLSLDSLIKLSLKQNLQLRAAGLSVEQSLALQKSAIDLPKTEFMLTQDPTSGGNMDNALGVTQSFAWPGLYKNQKKLFTQQTALSQQAANTSRAEIIQQVKVAYYSYLANRETLNLVNYQDSIYRDFVKKADSRFKAGETSNLEVMTARNKYQEMQRLKLQSIAALRSNELSLQQLLNTTEPLVLAENSLPILREVILADTADLSNHPKVKYDQQNVVLADARIKVEKSKALPDLTLGYSQQLVVSSFDPANLNRGYSPGTRIAGFQVGLAIPIFGGANRARVKNEQLGLQLLQTNAAQNQSLLKLQYQQELQQYQNLVQAVNYYTSGGLKQADEQIRIAQVSFNLGEIGYVEYIQNLSSAIQSKLSYIETVSRLNQSFIQLHYLKGE from the coding sequence ATGTTTGACAAGATTATAGCGTTCTCTATAAAGAACAAAGTAACTATAGGATTGATGACGTTTGGATTAATGCTTTGGGGCATTTATTCAGCTTATCATTTACCTTTAGATGCACAGCCCGACATTACCAACAACCAGGTACAGGTAATTTCGCAGGCCCCCAGCCTCGGTGCTCAGGAAGTAGAGCAATTCATTACCGCACCAATAGAGCTGGCCATGGCCAACATCCCAAATATCCTGGAAAAAAGGTCCATCTCCCGTTCCGGGATTTCGGTGATTACTCTCGTTTTTAAAGACGATACCGATATTTACTGGGCCAGACAACAAGTTAATGAGCAGCTCAAAGAAGCAGAACAAAATATTCCAAAAGGACTAACAGAGCCCCTACTGGCGCCCATTACCACTGGTCTTGGAGAGATTTACCAGTATGTACTGCATACCAAAAAAGGATATGAAAACAAATATACCGCTACAGACCTGCGTACCTTGCAAGACTGGCTGGTACGTACCCAACTGGCCGGCACACCTGGTGTTGCTGAAGTAAGCGGCTGGGGCGGCTTTGTAAAACAATATGAAATTGCGCTGGACAACGACAAGCTCAACTCCCTTGGGCTTACCATCCCGGAAGTTTACCAGGCCCTGGAAAACAACAATGAAAATACCGGTGGTTCTTACATAGAACAACAGAACAACGTCTATTTTATTAGAGGGTTGGGACAGGTGCAATCACTGGACGATATCCGAAAAATTGTGGTCAAAGCCAACAACGGTACGCCTATCCTTATCCGCGATATTGCCCTGGTGCAGTTTGGCAGTGCTACCCGCTACGGTGCTGTAACCAGAAATGGCGAAGGAGAAGTAGTTGCCGGGGTAACCTTGATGCTCAAAGGCGAAAACTTTAACCAGGTCATCAAAAATGTAAAGGAACGCATTGTCCAAATCCAGAAATCATTGCCCGAAGGTGTAGTAATAGAACCCTTTATAGACCGCACAGAATTGGTTGGCCGGGCCATTGGTACCGTAAGGACAAACCTGCTGGAAGGCGCACTTATCGTTATATTAGTATTGGTTTTATTACTCGGCAACTTACGTGCAGGCCTCGTGGTGGCTTCGGTAATCCCCCTGGCTATGTTATTTGCCTTCGCCATGATGCGCCTATTTAATGTATCCGGAAACCTGATGAGCCTTGGCGCCATTGATTTTGGGCTTATTGTAGATGGCGCGGTTATCATCGTAGAAGCCATCGTGTTTCGCCTTACAGAAAGCAACCTTTTTCCAGGCAAACAGCGCCTAACGCAAGCAGAAATGGACCAGGAAGTTTACGCAGCCTCTTCAAAGATCAGGAGTAGCGCTGCTTTTGGAGAAATCATTATCCTCATTGTTTATTTGCCACTGTTTGCGCTGGTAGGTATTGAAGGTAAAATGTTCAGGCCAATGGCCGAAACTGTAGCTTTTGCCATATTGGGTGCATTTATTTTGTCGCTCACCTATGTCCCGATGATGAGCGCACTATGTTTAAGCAAAAACACCGTTCACAAACCTACCCTATCAGACCGGTTTATTGGTTTTGCCCAAAAACATTACCAACACTTGCTCATCCGGATGCTCCGGGTTAAAAAAATAGTAGTTGCAGCTACCCTGCTCTTGTTTGCAGTTTCCATCTGGGCATTTAACCGCATGGGCGGCGAGTTTATCCCAACACTGGAAGAAGGCGACCTTACTGTCGAGATCTCTATGATGCAGGGTACTTCTTTATCTGAAGTCGTTAAAACTTTTGGAAAAGCAGAAAAAATCCTCAAAGACCAGTTTCCCGAATTAAAACAAGCTGTAACCAGAATAGGCAGTTCCGAAATCCCTACAGACCCTATGCCTATGGAACGTGGAGATATGATGCTGGCCATGAAACCCAAAGCGGAATGGACATCTGCCAGTACACGCGAAGAAATGATGGAAAAAATGGAAGAAGCACTGGCTGTGATCCCCGGCATTAATGTAGAAATTACCCAACCCATGCAAATGCGTTTTAATGAACTGATGACGGGCATCAGGCAGGATGTAGCCATTAAAATATATGGCGATGATTTGGATGTACTGACGATGGAGGCAGGAAAAATTGCTAAAATCATTGCTCCGGTGGCTGGTGTTACAGAACCTTATGTAGAAAAAGTAAGCGGACTCCCGCAAATTACCGTAGCCTATAACCGCGATAAGATGGCCCAGTACGGCTTAAATATCGGCACCATCAATAACATTTTGCGTACAGCATTTGCGGGAAGTGTTGCAGGTGTAATTTACGAAGGCGAAAAAAGATTTGACATGGTGGTTAGGTTGCAGCAAGAATTGCGGCAAAACATTTCTGATGTACAAAACCTGCTCATCCCTTTGGCTTCGGGCAATAAAGTCCCGCTAAGCCAGGTTGCCGATATTACCTTTAAAGATGCGCCTGCCCAGGTTTCGCGTGAAGATGGCAAACGAAGGATTTTTGTCGGTTTTAATGTAAAAGGGCGGGACATAGAAAGTACGGTCAAAGAGATCCAGCAACTGATGGAGAATAAGGTTAAACTTCCTCCCGGTTACTACATCACTTACGGCGGGCAGTTTCAAAACCTGCTTGCCGCCAAACAAAGGCTTTCTGTAGCGGTACCCGCAGCCCTACTGCTTATCCTGGGCTTGCTGTACCTTACTTTTCGTTCTGTTAAACAAAGTCTGCTCATTTTTACCGCAGTACCTCTTGCTGCCATGGGCGGCATTGCGGCACTCCTGCTAAGAGATATGCCTTTCAGCATTTCGGCCGGGGTAGGTTTTATCGCCCTTTTCGGTGTAGCGGTATTAAACGGCATCGTGTTGATTGGTCATTTCAATACACTCAAAGAAGAAGGCATGGACAATAGTTACCAAAGGGTTTTAGAGGGCACTCGGGTACGGTTAAGACCCGTACTGATGACAGCCGCCGTAGCTTCTTTCGGCTTTTTACCGATGGCTTTATCTTCCAGTGCCGGCGCCGAGGTTCAAAAGCCCCTGGCAACCGTGGTGATTGGGGGATTGATGACCGCTACTTTTCTAACACTCTTTGTTTTACCCTGCCTCTACCTTTTATTTGATGGTAAGAAAGAAGGAAGCCTTAAGCTTCCCAAAGCTCTGCTTGTACTTTTATGCAGCGGACTCGGGTTAGCCTTTGGCGGAACAGCCGCTGCCCAAAGCAAACCTCAGCCGCTAAGCCTTGACAGCCTGATTAAACTGTCGCTCAAACAGAACCTTCAGCTTAGGGCAGCAGGTTTATCGGTAGAGCAATCCCTCGCCCTGCAGAAATCTGCCATCGATCTTCCTAAAACAGAGTTCATGCTTACACAAGACCCTACCAGTGGAGGCAATATGGACAATGCCCTGGGTGTAACACAAAGTTTTGCCTGGCCGGGTTTATATAAAAACCAGAAAAAGCTCTTTACCCAACAAACGGCCCTATCACAACAGGCAGCCAACACAAGCCGGGCAGAAATTATACAACAGGTAAAAGTGGCGTATTACAGCTACCTGGCCAACCGGGAGACGCTAAACTTAGTGAACTACCAGGACAGCATTTACCGCGATTTTGTTAAAAAAGCGGATTCCCGGTTTAAAGCAGGTGAAACTTCCAATCTGGAAGTGATGACTGCCCGCAACAAATACCAGGAAATGCAACGGTTAAAACTACAGTCCATAGCAGCTTTACGGAGTAATGAACTGAGCTTACAGCAACTGTTAAATACTACTGAGCCCCTGGTGCTCGCAGAAAACAGCCTGCCAATACTTAGGGAAGTGATCCTGGCCGATACGGCAGACTTAAGCAATCATCCTAAGGTTAAGTACGACCAACAAAATGTAGTGCTTGCCGACGCACGGATAAAAGTAGAAAAATCAAAAGCCTTGCCCGATCTTACCTTGGGCTACAGCCAGCAACTTGTAGTCAGTTCTTTTGACCCGGCAAATTTAAACAGGGGATATAGTCCCGGAACACGTATTGCGGGCTTCCAGGTTGGCCTGGCAATTCCCATTTTTGGCGGGGCAAACCGTGCAAGGGTTAAAAATGAACAACTGGGCCTTCAACTGTTGCAAACCAATGCAGCCCAAAACCAGTCGCTCTTAAAATTGCAATACCAACAGGAACTGCAACAGTACCAAAATCTTGTGCAGGCTGTAAACTACTATACTTCCGGGGGATTAAAACAAGCAGATGAACAAATCCGGATTGCACAGGTTTCATTTAACCTTGGAGAGATTGGTTATGTAGAATACATCCAGAACCTATCTTCAGCCATTCAAAGTAAGCTCAGTTATATTGAAACGGTTAGCCGCTTAAACCAATCCTTCATTCAGTTACATTATTTAAAAGGAGAATAA
- a CDS encoding DUF6660 family protein, whose protein sequence is MKLLSLICVIVVLVLNFAPCADAQVKVSTQRTTTPTETEKDHALDDGCSPFCHCNCCSASSIAQLLTLTSIPFKEHKTVYTNYFTGKYVDVSLPVWQPPRL, encoded by the coding sequence ATGAAGTTACTTTCGCTGATTTGTGTAATTGTTGTACTGGTGCTCAATTTTGCGCCATGTGCCGATGCGCAGGTTAAAGTAAGCACACAGCGCACAACAACACCTACCGAAACAGAAAAAGACCATGCCCTGGATGACGGCTGTTCTCCATTTTGCCATTGTAATTGCTGTTCAGCATCATCAATTGCCCAACTGCTAACCTTAACATCTATACCTTTCAAAGAGCACAAAACCGTATACACCAATTATTTTACTGGCAAATATGTTGATGTAAGTCTCCCGGTATGGCAACCGCCCCGGTTGTAA
- a CDS encoding DUF4292 domain-containing protein, with amino-acid sequence MILRNIKYLGIAGLMMMAFACKTRKAVTVTVTPPPPPKTTTVNDAEKAKAQTLKFIKDRDIAFSTLSIKGKASLDMNGEVNNVSVNIRVKRDQIIWVSITAFAGLEPARAMITPDSIFVLNKLQGTYLAKPFSYIQRFSNRQINFKMLQSILTGNSVAEFIQEPVTLKDNGVVTLEGKRADLGFRMLMTDVFKVAELTMNDAKSGQALKVIYGDYVNVDTAIFPAVVKISAMAGTKRTGIDFSFSKIERNVTLDFPFTVPNRYQRID; translated from the coding sequence ATGATACTACGTAATATAAAATATTTGGGAATAGCAGGGCTAATGATGATGGCTTTTGCCTGCAAAACAAGAAAAGCGGTAACAGTTACGGTTACACCGCCACCGCCGCCCAAAACCACTACGGTAAATGATGCGGAAAAAGCTAAAGCACAGACTTTAAAATTCATTAAAGACCGGGACATTGCTTTTAGTACCTTATCCATTAAAGGTAAAGCCAGCCTGGATATGAATGGAGAGGTTAACAATGTAAGCGTGAACATCAGGGTAAAACGTGACCAGATCATTTGGGTAAGCATTACTGCTTTTGCCGGACTGGAGCCTGCGCGTGCAATGATTACACCAGACAGCATTTTTGTGCTCAATAAGCTGCAGGGTACTTACCTGGCAAAACCTTTTAGTTATATCCAGCGGTTTAGTAACAGGCAAATCAACTTTAAAATGTTGCAATCCATTTTAACAGGCAATTCTGTGGCAGAATTTATACAGGAACCTGTTACACTGAAAGACAATGGCGTGGTTACATTGGAAGGGAAACGGGCAGATCTGGGTTTTAGAATGTTGATGACAGATGTGTTTAAAGTAGCGGAACTTACCATGAATGATGCTAAATCCGGACAAGCGCTTAAAGTAATTTACGGTGATTATGTGAATGTAGATACGGCAATATTTCCTGCTGTAGTAAAGATTAGTGCAATGGCAGGTACCAAAAGAACAGGGATAGATTTTAGTTTTTCTAAAATTGAGCGCAATGTTACGCTTGATTTTCCGTTTACAGTACCTAATAGGTATCAGCGAATAGACTAA
- a CDS encoding murein hydrolase activator EnvC: MKLHKLLLFLLLVTFASKGFAQSSSELKRKKEAIQREIELLQRNLNKAASSKKLTLGEIRALNAKIGLMQNKITVINSEIKNLDNQIHENTNTVHSLRDQLGQLKKEYAGMIRFAQRNRNSYDKMMFIFAANDFNQAYKRIKYLQQFGQYRKKQADYIQGTEKNLNYKIVVLDKSLKEKNNLLREQENERQRLDKNKSERATVLNQVSKQEKRFRQDIATRKRQQAQIDRSIRDAIRREIEIARRAEEARRKAEAEEAARVAAAAAAKAKAENRPAPAVVAEKPKATGNYLNATPELAKLSASFESNRGSLPWPVANGTITERFGKHTEGQASYDNSGVTITTGEGASIRAVFNGKVTKVSSVMGMYFVLIKHGEYFTVYQNLRSVSVAAGDNVTTKQTIGVVANSGEMPELQFQIYRGATAQNPESWIAR, from the coding sequence ATGAAGCTACACAAATTACTTTTATTCTTGTTGCTGGTTACTTTTGCATCAAAGGGCTTTGCTCAAAGCAGTTCTGAATTGAAGCGTAAAAAAGAAGCTATACAGCGTGAAATTGAATTGTTACAAAGAAATTTAAATAAGGCTGCAAGCAGTAAAAAGCTTACCCTGGGTGAAATTCGGGCCTTAAATGCTAAGATTGGCCTGATGCAGAATAAGATTACGGTGATCAACTCTGAGATTAAAAACCTGGATAATCAGATCCATGAGAACACAAACACCGTACATTCTTTACGTGACCAGCTGGGACAGCTGAAGAAAGAATATGCCGGTATGATTAGATTTGCGCAGCGGAATAGAAACTCATACGATAAGATGATGTTTATTTTTGCGGCAAATGATTTTAACCAGGCCTACAAACGGATTAAATATTTGCAGCAGTTTGGACAGTACCGCAAAAAGCAGGCAGATTATATTCAGGGCACGGAAAAAAACCTGAACTACAAAATTGTGGTGCTTGATAAAAGCCTGAAAGAAAAAAATAACCTGCTGCGAGAGCAGGAAAACGAGCGCCAAAGACTGGATAAAAATAAGTCTGAACGTGCAACAGTCCTGAACCAGGTAAGTAAACAGGAAAAAAGGTTTAGGCAGGATATTGCGACTAGAAAGAGACAGCAGGCACAGATTGACAGAAGTATTCGTGATGCGATTCGCCGCGAAATTGAAATAGCAAGAAGAGCTGAAGAGGCCAGGAGAAAGGCTGAAGCAGAGGAAGCGGCAAGAGTTGCGGCGGCTGCGGCAGCGAAAGCTAAAGCGGAGAACCGTCCTGCACCAGCAGTGGTAGCCGAAAAGCCAAAGGCCACAGGGAATTACCTGAATGCTACTCCGGAGTTGGCCAAATTATCAGCCTCTTTTGAAAGCAACAGAGGTTCGTTGCCATGGCCGGTAGCCAATGGAACCATTACCGAAAGGTTCGGTAAGCATACTGAAGGCCAGGCAAGTTATGACAATAGCGGAGTAACCATTACCACAGGCGAGGGTGCAAGTATCCGAGCGGTTTTTAACGGCAAGGTAACTAAGGTAAGTAGTGTAATGGGCATGTATTTTGTGTTAATTAAACATGGTGAATACTTTACCGTTTACCAAAACCTGCGATCGGTAAGTGTTGCGGCGGGCGATAATGTAACCACAAAGCAAACGATAGGCGTGGTGGCAAACTCTGGCGAAATGCCTGAATTGCAGTTCCAGATTTACAGAGGCGCTACGGCTCAAAATCCGGAGTCATGGATTGCCAGGTAA
- a CDS encoding twin-arginine translocase TatA/TatE family subunit, translating into MMYTGVLLEFLNMGSGEIILIMAVVLLLFGGKKLPELARGLGKGIRDFKDASEGVKREIHRNINSLELDEELKKEEEEEAKRKQAAATPAQTLEEQMYPTTPVNAQSINRVTEEKVIDNVSVENEATPVVSTDIAATAEKLEKDKI; encoded by the coding sequence ATGATGTATACAGGCGTGTTATTGGAGTTTTTAAACATGGGCAGTGGCGAGATTATACTCATCATGGCGGTGGTACTTCTGTTATTTGGAGGTAAAAAATTACCTGAGCTTGCAAGAGGGTTGGGTAAAGGAATAAGAGATTTTAAAGATGCCTCTGAAGGTGTAAAAAGAGAAATTCACCGCAACATTAATTCTTTGGAGCTTGATGAAGAATTGAAAAAAGAAGAAGAGGAAGAAGCGAAAAGGAAACAGGCGGCGGCAACACCTGCCCAAACCCTGGAAGAGCAAATGTATCCAACAACACCTGTAAATGCGCAAAGCATAAACAGGGTTACTGAGGAAAAGGTTATTGATAACGTTAGTGTAGAAAATGAGGCTACCCCGGTAGTATCTACTGATATTGCAGCGACTGCGGAGAAATTAGAGAAAGATAAAATTTAA
- a CDS encoding twin-arginine translocase TatA/TatE family subunit: MLNTQILAALGTTEILLILGVVLLLFGGKKIPELMKGLGRGVKEFKDGKDGVDNVDETPNPNRKA, encoded by the coding sequence ATGTTAAATACACAGATATTAGCTGCCCTGGGCACAACAGAAATCCTCCTTATTTTAGGGGTTGTATTATTGCTTTTTGGAGGTAAAAAAATTCCTGAGCTAATGAAAGGCCTTGGAAGAGGCGTAAAGGAGTTTAAAGATGGTAAAGATGGCGTAGACAACGTAGACGAAACACCTAACCCTAACCGTAAAGCTTAA